From the genome of Ostrinia nubilalis chromosome 1, ilOstNubi1.1, whole genome shotgun sequence:
TGTCCGTGTTGAGGCCATGCAAGACACAATCTCCTCAAGTTTGATGTTCTTGTTACCGTTCCAATTATACGATCACATCTAGTATACAGCAGACTATTATATCTCTTGCACGAGTTATATTCTTGTTTTATCTTAAAGCATTCCAAGGTAATACGAACAAAGAGTATCCGGTAGTGGTAGTTAATGAGATTATTTACAAAGTCTCAAGCGGCTCGTCTCTACCGCGCCCGACGCATTCACGAAGCATGATTAACTTTTGGATGTCGAAATCCCGCGCGAAGCGCCCTTGCAATGAAAATTTTCTAAACCTAACGCGTAGTCTATATTATTTTACGCAAGTCGGAATATTAGgaaataaatactatttatgTGTAATTATTAAACCAATAATTCAGGTAAAAAATTCATGaatctaaaatacttttattaaaggTTGTTATCAGGCCTACAATAATTATAGATAAGTAATATAGTTTACTAAGGTAAACTATATTAGCTAAGGTAAACTATATTAAAGTAACGTAAGCGTTACTTAGGTATAGATTATctacattttgttgtaaaatcgcaTCTATTCCTACTATACAAGATTGTACAGTATTTAACAACACAAAGATACaaatattgtatatttttatcGTAGTTAACTGAAATActtatacaatattttttaaatgcatttattatcaataaaagGTTGTATACATACTGTCGATATGTTTACTTTTCATTCCTGTGAGTTATGGCTGTTATACCTGAGCCATGGCTGAGGTTGCCTGTCCGCGCGGCGCAAGTGCAAAATCTAATTCACTTTTAAACTTGACTGAGTGTAAAGTAATTCCGCTAAATTGAGTTTCGGGCAACAAAGAGCTCCCGCGGGCCGTTTATTTGCTATTGAGTTATCTCGACGCTGGAGCGCGCGGTATCTCCAGATTGGCTCATTGTTTTACACTACATGTATACAGTTAACGCCGAAGCCTTTCTCATTCAAAGCTCCCGATTACTTTTCAGATTCGTTGCTTTTAGCAGATTCTTCTGCTCTATGTGTATGTTTGCAAATATTGCGTAGATAGAGTCAGGCTTttagaattattaaaaactTAACGCTTATCAGAAACTTTATGGGAAAATAAGCTAACCAAGATATTATTTAGTCATAAAAAGATACTAACACTACTCATGTTTTATCAATAGAAATATCAATCTGCACAAGGCAAAAGAGCGACAGCCGCAGTCGCAGTTAGTGCACGCGTCCGGCACATAAATACGTCATATTGCCGCCGGCCTCGCTGCGATAGAACTTCAGCGACCGCTCGCTATTGTACAGCCACAAAAAGAGGAGTTGGCGACGAAACTTCTGTTATCGTACACGAAATACACGGCAGCGCAGTGCGTGGCGGTAGTAGGTACTTGCGCTGCGTCCGCACAAAACTGCCGCGCGTGATGTGTGGCGCCGCTGCTAGGTTCGCTTTATTACACGTGCGCTTGATTTGTTACCTGTGTCGCACTTATTAAAACAATCCACGTTCGCACAGCGCGCCTTTCATCAGAAATGCACAAAAACGATACTTATTCTGCTCCATATAGAGCAAAAGGAAGTAAACGACGATCTGTGCTAATTTTATGCTTAAAATTCGTAGCATTGATTTTATCTTTAATAATGTTTTggataattattacattaccacaaactattatttatttaccaattTAATACgtataattgtaatatttaatttaatacgtAGCACGTTGTAGCagattgtaaatattttcaaaagtagTTGAGTGTGAGACCAGTTAATTCAATCCAAGGTGGGTTGAATTACTGggctaaaatgacatatgaatTTAGCATgaagtaaattttttttcttgaaaaagtAAGTACGTGTGAAGAACCTATTAAATACTTTATGTGTAATGTAGTAGTATTGTAGCTAGTTAATATCGTATTCAGGATTTACAAGCCAACCCGGGCTCGACTTGTAACCGAGAAACGTATTAAAAAACAGGTAACAAACATAAATTGTGGATAAGCTTCGCGCGATCCGCCGTAAGCCGCCGCGGGCGCGACACTACTCCCCAATATGAGGATTACGTTTTTACGACACGCACCGAAGTATTCTTACCTATTTCTATTATCATCTGCTTCCCGAGCGTGAGGTCCTCATTGTCGGGAACTGGGTCACTGCTCGACGCCCGAGTAATCTTGCTCACAAATTATTTCAAGGAGCACCCGCGCTAACCTAATTCGGATAAGCAGCTTAAATTAGATCAGTGACAATGTGCGACACATCCTTCGTCGCCCGCGCTTCCGAAGGGctggcggtggcggcggcgcaCGAGTGTTGTCATGTACAAGCTCAAGCTTTATCAGGTGTGTCAGTGAAAATATAAAAGCATAAGACTACTGAAATGGTGGTGTATTTTAAGATACACATAAACCCTACCCCTACAGACATAACAGTAAAAtgataatcgatatttttaacTTTGAAGTGTTCAGTTAACAGTATTAGGTATGCAATGTTATTGCTCTACCTGATATACCTACGCGTAACTTTTATACTCCAAAAGCTCGAGGCACTGAGTCGAACGCATCAATTATTTACACAAGAAAAACGCCAGTCAATGGCAAGTAAAGAATGTGCTACTTATCCATGTCGGCTGTGCACATTCGGGAGAGTGTTGGCATCACGTGAGAATTTACTCTGCTTCCTTAATGAAAACCGCCTTCGTTTTTTATGATTAATTTTTAGTTCACAAAATACCTCCATAAGCTTAattcaaatttaatttaatttaaggcCAAGAGCTTgcttgttgtggataaaaaaaatcttacatttAAATATTCAAGCGGTCGCGGGGATCGATATAGCGTCATTTTGAATTAACATTCTGATGCCTCAATCATTAAAACAAGTTTAATAAgataaaataaagcaaataaatattttacttatttatggtCCGTTTTGGAAGCTTTGTTAGTATGATACAATTGGGGGAGCCGGTCAGCGAGCAGCGTCGGTGCGAAGGGTTCATTAACGCGTTTCAAAACAGCACTTCGTACCCAAACAATATTCCGCGCTATGCGTAAGGATGTTAGAGAATATTCCGCAATTTGACGTACGAGTAGAGCTGCTTTCGGCAAATTCTCGACGGTCACGTAATGCAGAGATATTTCAGCAACAACTGAGAAAATTACTCACAAGTAGAGGTAATTTGCCGAGACTTACGCGTACATTACCTACTTGCGattaaattaaagttttcattttaatttcccAGTCTGACGTTACAATGCaggtattatttttatacagtttatAAGAAACAAGCATATTTATTGGAACTGTAGGTGTATTTTATAACATATAACAGAATACTATACTACCAGCCAGAAGTAGTGGTATGAGCAGACGACACGTGAGTTGTTAGTTTTGTATCGCGTATAGAAGTAGCCCCGGCTCGGGAGCATCCTGCTGCCTGCAGCGACAAAGGCGCGCGCTGGGGCGGGCGCCGCTTATCTGCCGGAATCACTAAACAACACTACGTTGTAGCAGGGCTGCcacgattatttatttatttatttaaagtaattaaaaacttaacattttgaGATTATGGTGTCTGTGGGTGTCTATTCCCCCCATCCATTGGACATGTATGTCAAGGTACTTTCGTTAATGGAACAGAAAGAAAACCGTCCACACACAGGCTTTCCTTTCTCAACAGAAATTATGTTTCACATGATTAGGTACTGCCCGCTGACAGACAGGCTGATACCACAAAATCATGGTGTACCTACATCATAggtcataattaaataatgaagcAGGTTGAGTCGCACGACTCGCCGAGGACCAAATTAGAATACAATTGGCTTTACATTTATTGTGTAGCGAAAGGGCGTCGGGATTTAATTGGGAGGATTCAGGGGGTGAAATGTCACCCCGAGGCGTCGCGGACATAAAAAATTGAATCCCTCGCCGCGACCTGAGGTTAGCGCCGACCAAAGGTTGACAACTCTAAATAGACCAGCAGATTGGTttggtatacctacctattccTAATTTACTGACATTCACATCAGCTCTTCGGTTCAATTGTTAAATCAATTCAATTGGTCATATTTTCAACTTTTGACTCTCAAAGAAAATAAgtaattcttgttttttttcttcttttttttaaatttaattttattcgtgCTGAACTTTATGCTTAAGCAAGAATAACACAGATGTCTAATATCGCTGCGGCATGAATACAGCCCCTTCATAATGCCGTTGTAGCGGCGTTCTgcggttttgttatttttacgaCGACCATTACTTTTCAATATCGTCGGGGCCGGGCGACGTAGAGCCGCGCCGACTGCCCGGCGCGCAGGCCGCAGCTGTTTGTGGAATACACTCCATTTGCAGCACCTTCACCGTAAAAACAACACTCGTCGACTTCTCTACACGTCAACTGCCCTTACACAAACTAAGGTTATTCATTATGGTGTTGTTTACTTTGTCTGGCGAAGTACTGCGTAGAACGTGTAGGACGACCTCAAGATCTGAAATACATgaatgtacttatttatttgggtaTTTCCAAAGAAAGCTACAACTAAATATTGAGCTTTTTTATAAGAATGAAGAAAAGaaatgaagaaaataataacCGTCACAAAAGTGTTGAGAGACAGAGGGATGATGAGGCCGGCGGCGGGGCGCAGCGGGCGCTTGGCGCGCTCCATCAGCAGCACCAGCGAGCGCTTGAAGCGCAGCGGCGCGTGCAGCCACTCCATGGCGTACACCGCTTCCACCATGCGGTCGCTCTGCAACACACGCCTTCGTTAGGTATAAAACACGTCTCTATGGATGGataataagaaaaataagcGCATAATaatcaagtaaaaaaaatgtaacagaGACAGCTGATAGAGATCAATAAATACAACGAAGATGTGCTTACCTCTACTGTCACTTCATTGCCGTAATAGCAGTAGAGAAACAATTCCGTAAGAATGCAAGTGATGAAAAGAGTCATGGATGCAAATTCAATACTCAAAATATTCAGCTGaaattgaaaaataacaatatagCTCACTGAAGAAGAGTATTAATGATAATGTTAATATAAATTACATTTACCCCAATCATTTTGTAAGCTGCCATACAGAGAATCCAACCACCAATGCCAAACTGAACTAGTATGGACGTGCCAAAAATATCCTGAAGCCGACGATTGGTCCTacatcaaaaataaattaccGCAAAACAGACAAATACAATGTTCATTTATCGTTGTCAAAATTACTCACTCGGATATTTGCCGATAATGTTCTAGACATTCAAGGAATAATTTGTCTAAAACTTTATCAAATATTTCATCAGAGTTTTCCTTCACGACTGTTGTTGCCCTTTCTATCAGATTTTCCAAATTCATCCTAAAATGCAACACATTAAGTATTAGGTATGGCATCAGGCTATAAAAAAATGTGACTGTAAAACATAATGCAAACCTTAAAATTCTCAACTGTGTTTTGCATTGATACAATACTGTCCCCATAAAGGCATCCATAGTGGTATTCGCTATGCCCACCAAAGTCGTCACGTAGTACGAGTACATTAGTAAAATCACGAAACTGTAACATAATACCAAACCCTTAGTAACAGATAGGAGTTCCGGTTTGTAAATGAAGGCATATAATTTACAGCTGGATACCACTTACAAGGTCGGTTTGCTATGATCGAGGTTGGTCCAAAAGGGAAACTCAACGGGCAGTCCCTGCGCGTAGTACAGGATGGGGAAGATGATCCAGAGCGTGCACGTGACCACCGCCGTGCCCGAGTAGGCGCGCAGCAGCCGGCCCGCGCTGCGCGCCGTCGCCGCCAGCAGCGCGCGCTGCCACGCCGCCGGCTGGTTGTACAGGGGATCTGAAAACCAACTACGTAATCTAGGAACACCGcgcaaaatgttttatttttgtcttccaaatataaaaattacgAATGAAACTCCCAATAAGTGAACACGCTCATCACCATCAAGAGCGCTGATCATTTCGTCGATTTTGTCGGCACTCATGTAGAACACCAGCTGCTTCGTGATGGACGTGACGTGGCACAGCAGCAGGAACATCACGCGCGCCAGCTTGTCCATATCATTACGCACCTGGGGAAAATAAACACagatttattatcattttaacgCGATCAATCACTTCCTACATGTAGAATTGATCGACCTCTACACTATCTAGGCTATAAGATTACTCTTGAGACCGAAAACCAGGTTGCGGAGGTAAAAAAGCGCATTGGATAAACATGGGTGAAATTCAGCACAAACAGTCGTGTTCCACGACGATGACAGAAAAGTTTGCTGAGAGACTCCGCGTTGCAAAACGAGCAATGGAAATACAGATTCTTGGTGTTTCTCTACAAGATCACAAGATAAACGAAAAATTAGGGGCCAGTGACATGGTGGAAGAGATTGAAAAccgtaaatggagatgggcagAACACGTTGTACGAATGAATCATgatcgctgggccagaaagaccTTATAGTGGAGACCCCACGATGACACCCGCGGCAGAGGAAGACCAACTAAAAGATAGATAAAATGACAATCTAAAtgtcaaaggtgactgactgactaactgacatagtgatctatcaacgcacagcccaaaccactggacggatcgggctgaaatttggcatgcaggtagatgttatgatgtaggcatccgctaagaagaGAATTTTACTAAACTTAGGGGTggccctaagggggtaaaacgggaaccacgcgtacgaagttgcgggtgGCCGCTGGTATAcagataattatgtatgtacatTCAAGAAACATGCTTTAAAATTCATGATACAACGTATCGGGTGTACTTGAAGACCACGAGGCATTAACGCCATGTGGAGTCAGCATGAGAGGCATAGTGCGGGAGCGTTGTGGCACCTGGTAGGCGTAAACGCACTCCTGCGCCAGGTACACGGAGGTGACGGCGAGCGCGAAGCGGCAGTAGAGCGCGTGCACGCGCGCCAGCCGGCCCGCGGGCGCCCGCAGCCGGCAGAAGCCGCACCAGCGAAGGAACGCCAGGTGCGCCGCCACGCTGCTGCCAGCCAACGACCTGCCGATGGCGACACATATTTCAGTATGCCAACCAAAATTGTCTTGAGCCGAAATTGCCACACAAAAgtcaattcatcatcatcatcatttcagccataggacgtccactgctgaacataggcctcccccctcagatcatagaaagagaatagatatgaagtcgcgcgtaactacaacgagaaccagtgtccccacatttcccccaccacagctcccacacacacattcaactgtgtaaaaacaaagcgactgagagtctacgacaacatgtgcaaccggcttaaaagtgctgtgattggccagaaggcgtgccttatggccaatcaatggccgcgtgacgtgacgcacactttgaaaaaagcaattagagagaagaaagataaaatggagttgataagatatcgatactttaaatcctgggggcaaggctcgaaattggtttaaaaaatgcttgtatgaaaacctttttattattatacgttattattatgttctttaacgatttttgcataaaggagtcagttccattttgtatggacgaaaaactcagaatcaattattgggactaaatgaagttaccttatcactagagtgctcgcgcccCTAAATActcctagagtgctcgcgcgggtCACATATGTCACCCATTATGATATGGGTTTATTTTTTCTAA
Proteins encoded in this window:
- the LOC135076657 gene encoding odorant receptor 94b-like produces the protein MDKLARVMFLLLCHVTSITKQLVFYMSADKIDEMISALDDPLYNQPAAWQRALLAATARSAGRLLRAYSGTAVVTCTLWIIFPILYYAQGLPVEFPFWTNLDHSKPTFFVILLMYSYYVTTLVGIANTTMDAFMGTVLYQCKTQLRILRMNLENLIERATTVVKENSDEIFDKVLDKLFLECLEHYRQISETNRRLQDIFGTSILVQFGIGGWILCMAAYKMIGLNILSIEFASMTLFITCILTELFLYCYYGNEVTVESDRMVEAVYAMEWLHAPLRFKRSLVLLMERAKRPLRPAAGLIIPLSLNTFVTILRSSYTFYAVLRQTK